In a single window of the bacterium genome:
- a CDS encoding adenine phosphoribosyltransferase, with protein sequence MDLKSLIRDVPDFPKKGIIFKDITPLLKNGKAFQYVIHQLGERYGKGKVDGIVAMESRGFILGGALATHLGIAFIPVRKPGKLPWKTLQETYELEYGKDTLEIHEDSVKKGDRILVLDDVLATGGTAAATVRLVERAGAKVAEACFLIHLSFLNGHEKLKSTPVHSIIQY encoded by the coding sequence ATGGACCTTAAAAGTCTCATCCGTGATGTTCCCGATTTCCCTAAAAAGGGCATCATCTTCAAGGACATTACCCCGCTCCTCAAGAACGGGAAGGCTTTTCAATATGTGATCCATCAGTTGGGAGAACGCTATGGGAAGGGCAAAGTCGACGGCATCGTGGCGATGGAATCCCGTGGGTTCATCCTGGGCGGTGCCTTGGCGACCCATCTGGGGATCGCTTTCATTCCTGTGCGCAAACCCGGGAAACTTCCTTGGAAGACGCTTCAAGAGACCTATGAGCTGGAATACGGCAAGGACACCTTGGAGATCCATGAAGACTCGGTGAAGAAAGGCGATCGTATCCTGGTCCTGGACGATGTGCTGGCCACAGGGGGAACTGCGGCGGCGACCGTTCGATTGGTCGAAAGGGCGGGGGCCAAGGTCGCGGAGGCCTGCTTTTTGATCCATCTTTCATTCCTGAACGGCCACGAAAAATTGAAAAGCACCCCTGTCCACTCTATAATCCAGTACTAA
- a CDS encoding sigma-70 family RNA polymerase sigma factor: MKKRTSKTRRFPAPLLTISTPPKKTENYSSDRVTTDSLKLYFREISRVKLLTGPEEVTLAQRIEKGDLKAKQALIAANLRLVIKVAKKYMNQGLAFQDLIEEGNLGLIKASEKFSWRRGFKFSTYATWWIRQSITRALSNQSRTVRVPVHVSEDINRMERISRDLTRKLGRDPNLMELSKAAKLKFEKIHKLQRLAQRDLSLEVPVGDEANARSISDFIEDKTVRSPAQSVFNQLRSEKLMKLIQTLTDKEQKVILMRFGFNEDEPRTLEETGLSLGVTRERIRQIEEKALQKIRILMKASGKEYRELLAEFV; the protein is encoded by the coding sequence TTGAAGAAACGGACCTCCAAGACCCGGCGCTTTCCAGCTCCGCTCCTGACCATTTCCACCCCTCCGAAAAAGACCGAAAATTACTCCTCGGACCGTGTTACGACCGATAGCCTGAAACTTTATTTCCGTGAGATCTCCCGGGTCAAGCTCTTGACCGGTCCGGAAGAGGTCACTTTGGCCCAACGGATCGAAAAGGGTGATCTCAAGGCGAAACAGGCCTTGATCGCCGCAAATCTTCGTCTGGTCATCAAGGTGGCCAAGAAATACATGAACCAGGGACTGGCCTTTCAGGACCTCATCGAGGAAGGGAACCTTGGGCTCATCAAGGCCAGTGAGAAATTCTCCTGGCGTCGTGGGTTCAAGTTCAGCACCTATGCCACTTGGTGGATCCGCCAATCCATTACCCGGGCCCTTTCCAACCAATCCCGTACGGTGCGGGTGCCGGTCCACGTCTCCGAGGATATCAACCGAATGGAGCGGATCTCCCGTGACCTGACCCGGAAACTGGGGCGGGACCCGAATTTGATGGAGCTCTCCAAGGCCGCCAAGCTCAAGTTCGAGAAGATCCACAAGCTCCAACGGTTGGCCCAACGGGACCTGTCCCTGGAAGTGCCGGTGGGGGACGAAGCCAACGCCCGTTCCATTTCCGATTTCATCGAGGACAAGACGGTCCGGAGCCCGGCTCAAAGCGTGTTCAATCAACTGCGGTCGGAGAAGCTCATGAAGCTCATCCAGACCCTGACCGATAAGGAACAAAAGGTCATTCTTATGCGCTTCGGGTTCAATGAGGATGAGCCCCGGACCCTCGAGGAGACGGGCCTCTCGCTCGGCGTGACCCGTGAACGTATCCGCCAGATCGAGGAGAAAGCGCTCCAGAAGATCAGGATCCTCATGAAGGCCAGCGGCAAAGAATACCGTGAACTTCTTGCCGAATTTGTGTAA
- a CDS encoding tetratricopeptide repeat protein has product MSHPINAIPGLHSKNSLEKSIDWAKAHQQWVAVAGFAVLLIAFGVPYYLSSRAQDEKKAQDELSLGQYYLQSRIDPQNGPFKSAVERDQHALQAFQEILDKYSGTPASKLAKFYTAKCQFNLGQYQQAYGSFETAAEALKDTPLGDESFFGKVLCLAAQNQVPQAITLSETFLKSYPDSFIGPQVRLNLSDLYLKNKEQAKALEQLNWVAQKAQDSNWGKEAQRRLKALKS; this is encoded by the coding sequence ATGTCGCATCCGATCAATGCTATTCCAGGCCTGCATTCCAAGAATTCGTTGGAGAAGTCCATCGATTGGGCCAAAGCACATCAGCAATGGGTCGCGGTGGCGGGTTTTGCCGTTCTTTTGATCGCCTTTGGGGTCCCTTATTACCTCTCCAGCCGGGCCCAGGACGAGAAAAAGGCCCAGGACGAATTGAGCCTGGGACAGTATTACCTCCAGTCCCGGATCGACCCCCAGAACGGCCCTTTCAAGAGCGCAGTGGAACGCGACCAACATGCCTTGCAGGCCTTCCAGGAGATCCTGGACAAGTATTCGGGAACCCCAGCCTCGAAACTGGCCAAGTTCTACACGGCGAAGTGCCAGTTCAATTTGGGACAATACCAACAGGCCTACGGAAGCTTCGAGACCGCGGCCGAGGCTTTGAAGGACACTCCCTTGGGCGATGAGTCGTTTTTCGGGAAGGTCCTTTGCCTGGCGGCCCAGAATCAGGTCCCCCAAGCCATCACGCTTTCAGAGACGTTCTTGAAATCCTATCCGGATAGCTTCATCGGTCCTCAAGTCCGCTTGAATCTGTCCGATCTTTATTTGAAGAACAAGGAACAAGCCAAGGCCCTCGAGCAGTTGAATTGGGTCGCTCAAAAGGCCCAAGACTCCAATTGGGGCAAGGAAGCCCAAAGGCGCTTAAAGGCACTTAAGTCCTAA